CAACCGCCACAATCGACAAAATGTACGTGGGCACCATGATTACACCAATAATCCACCAGCTCCAAACATGGAAGATCATGAAGCTAGCGGTGAGACTGGCTAAGCCTGCAGTCAAGTAGAGATGCTGGCGCGGATGCCTAGCCCCCACATGATAGAGACTCGTAAAGGTCATCAATAGCGAGAAAGGTACGAGAACGCCACAGATCGAAAGGCAGTGGGCGTAGGAAAAGTTAAGCAGAGACGTGAAGATACTCATGAGCAAGAGTTTGCCACAGATTCTTTTGGAGATGCTTTGAATATCGCAAAAATTAAAGGTCTGCTCTGATCCCTTAAGCTAAAAGCAACGCTATTCTTCGACGAATCATGTCATCCATCAATGCTCCTGTAGTGTTGATCACCGGATGCTCTTCAGGCATCGGACGGGCCTTAGCCCTTGAATTCTGGCAGCAAGGTTACTGTGTCTATGCCACCGCTCGGCGGGTGGATGCGATCGCATCTCTCCAACAGCCCGGTCTCAACATTGCCCAGCTCGACGTCACAGACACCTCTCAAATCACCCACTGCCTGAGGGAGATCGGGGATCAGGCTGGCAAAATCGATTTGCTGATCAATAACGCCGGTTACGCCGCCGTCGGTCCCTTGCTTGAAATGCCACAGAGCGAAGTCCAGGCTCAGTTCGCCACCAATGTTTTTGCACCGCTAGCGCTGATTCAGCAGGTCGCGGCTCACATGATTGAACAAGGCAGCGGCACGATCGTTAACATTGGCAGCGCTTCCGGGATTCTAGTGACGCCCTTCGCCGGAGCTTATTGCGCGTCTAAGGCCGCACTTCATGCTCTATCAGAAGCATTGCGCATCGAACTAGCTCCCTTCAATATTCGCGTTGTCCTAGTGCAAACCGGCGCAATTCAGTCCAACATTGGCAATGCCGCAACAGAGCGACTGGCAAATACGCTAGCAAAGCCCTCACGCTATGAGACCATCATGGACAAGATTCGAGCGCGGGCGATGGCTTCTCAGCAAAATGCCACATCGACAGAGACCTATGCTCAGCAACTTGTTAACGATCTGTCAAAAGAACAGATCCCAGCCTGGATTGTGCTCGGTCACCATAGCCGTTGGCTTGCGTTCCTGCGCCGGTGGCTACCGCAAAAGCTTCGAGACCAAATTTTGATCACTAAATTTGGCCTGAACCTGCTCCACCCCTCGCCACCAAGGCAGCAAAAAAGCCCAGACAACGATCGCCCCTGAGCCTTTTTGTTTTTAAGAAATACCAACCTCTATCGCCAAGCTTCCACAAAATCATGCAGCCTTTGAAGAAAGCGCTGCTAGCTTATAAAGCCTCAGCGAGAACCTTCTCTGGAGCCTGGATCGGTAGCTCGGGCACGGCCTCGTGAACTGCATCCTGCCACTGTAGCGGCAGCCTCTCTTCCAACTGATCCCAAGATGTTGTGAAGCTGGGGATCATTAGAGGACAGGGCTTCCAGTCTCCTCGAACATGAACATCAAGCCGTTGGCAAATTCCACCGCGTCGCCCCTCATGGTGAAAGTGTTTGCAGTGCCGACAGGCCAAAGCTGATGTATTTTTATTTTTCATAAGATGATATTAAAAAGGATTCACTGACATCCTCAGAGATTTAATGACTCATCTGGTCATTATCAAACTTTCCTTATAACGCCCAAGTAACTTTGAATATTTAAACTAAGGATGACTTGCCTTTAATCTTAACGATCCCAGCTTGGCTCTTTTGGCCTCTTGCACAACTCTGCAACATCGAAGGAGAGAGTTTTTTAGCAATCCCCTATACCGCGAGAGGGTTCAGACTTTCTTTAGAATCATGTAACTGAACATTGCCTATTGTTACGGAATATTTGATTCTCTAATTTAATGTTGGAGGTTAGCGTCAGCCTGCTTGTTTTTGGGAACCCTACAGCCGAGAAAGTAGAGTAATCATCATCCGACTTTTAGGTATGCCTGTGATCTGATCCCCGAAGGTGAAAGATAGAGAGTCGTTCTTCCTCCCTTCACCTCATGTGGGGGCTGCGCTATCCCAGATAGGTCTGCCAAGCAGCACGAAGGCTACGTTGATCTAGCTCGGGAATCCAGTCTTCGATAATGGTCTCCAGCAGGGAAGTTCCACCCAGTTGATAGAGGAGTTTGCCACTTGACTGAGCCACCCTTGTTTTAGATGCGATCGCATCATTCTCTGCCTGTTGATAGGCTGAGCGTTGTTCACCAACTGAGCACCGAGCATCTTCCGCCAGGCTCAGATACAGCAGCTTAAGAATCACCTTGCTGGCAAAGATCGCGTCGAAGGCCATCAGGTCCGCGTGGGGCAACAAATTAGGCGTAAAACCAGACTGATAGCGTTTAAGCACTCTACTGGCCCGAACTCTAGCGACGTAATCTCGCTGCTGCTCTCCCGGCGAGGAGGAATGATCATCGCCAAGGATTTCTACCGCAGCCTCAAGCGGAGCCAGCGACTCTTCTGAGTTTGACATCTTGAACTACTCTCCTTAAGCGGTGGTCTCTACCCACAGGCCCATTGGAGACACACCCTTACTCGTCAGCATAACTCACGGTTCAAGCGTGCATTCGGTTCAGACAGTCCTGGGTTTCAGCAAACGTTAGGGAGCCATCGTCTCGACCGTCAGCACCTGGGGCGGTGTGGCATCAGGGGGATATAGAAAGTCAACTTGAACCAGCTTTGTTGACTGAGGATCGAGCTTCATGGTGGCGAGGGGATCGCCCTGCTGCCCGCGAAATTGAACGAGGTGAACATACCTTGTCCGTGGACTCCCCTGATCGTCTTGATAGCGAACCCGTACAGTTCCCCGGAAAAAGACGCGCTCTGTGGGGTTATCAAAAAACTGTAGATTGCCTGTTTTATCATCATTTTTGAGAGCTGTCTGCAGCTTAACCGTCGCCGTTTGGGGCTGACTGGTGGGGTTATGGAGCGGCAGGCTCAAGCTGTACTGAATGCCGTAATTGCCGTGGGCGGCATAGGCAGTATCCGGGTAGCGAACCAGCATTGGCGCACTCTGAACCTGACCGGTGCCGAAGGTGCCGTTATCCACGCTGCTAACGACGTAGGAGAAAGCTTTGCCCGGGTCTGGAATGTTGAGCTTGAAGCCGTCGGCATCGGCCAGTTGCGATCGCCAAACCGAGCCACGGGCCACTCCGGCCACACGACTATAGATTACCGGTCGCGCCCCAGTGGGAGTGGGCGTTTTGTCTCTAGGCCCTGAAAGTTGACCGGATTCTAAAAGCTTTTCCCATTCTTCTAGGGTCGGGGCGCGTTCAGCACCTGCGGCATCGGTGCGCGCAAACATCGCCAGACTGGCCGCGTAGACATTGCCCGAACTCCGCAATCTTGCCAGCGTTGAGCGACCATTAATCGGGGGATCAAGCTCACGTACCGGAATCGGAATGTTCAGTAGCATTCGGCTTTCTCCGGCGGGGATCGTCAACTGTGCAGGCCAGCTTTCCTGTCGCTGGCCGCGCAGAACAGTATCAGTAGCGCGGCCCCCTGGGCCGGCATAGACTTTCCCGTCAGGATTCTCGGAGACAGCCGGTAGTTCGATAAAGGGAGCGTCGGGCTGACTGAGGTAGCTAGCCGCCTGCAGCACGTCCACTCGTACTTCTTGAGGGCCTGGATTATGAAGGAGCACGCCCATATAGAGCGTCTTCAAATCATCGGGGCCCGTAGCTTTGGCAATATGATGGGTAAAAACATCGAACCGCCCGCCTAAAAGCTGGTTGAGGTGAGCGGCGGGCACGGCTTTATCGGTGCCGGGGAAGGTTGAGAGTAAAATGCCTTCGGTCTGCACGACTTCAGGACTGTTGCTGTTGAAGACTAATACATTGTCTAAGCCACCGGTTAACGGTCGCACCTCTTGGGGTTGAACGATAACTTCAGGTTGGGGGGCGGGGGCTGATTGGGCAATCAACAGAGCAGACAGAACCGGCAGCATATGCTTTTAATGACCAACAACAATTTAGGAGATTATCACGATGGGGAACGCTTCAGCATTCTAAGACCTATGATGTCTCTCACAGTTCCTGTCCGTTCTAGAACCGTTTTTGCTATTGGATTGGATTTGATGGCAAAACTTTAAAAAGCAAAAAGCCCTTGGGCGTCTTTCCTTGTTTCGACTCCAAGAGCTGTTTTGCTAATCACTCCTCACATTCACAAATGTAGTGGTTGCCACTACGCTTATGCGGTTACTTAGTGACACTTCGTTGAGTGTCCACCGTTGAAAGCTGAATTTTGCACAAAAAAAAGCTCTCGGGCGTCTTTCCTTGTTTCGACTCCAAGAGCTTCTTTATAAATCACTCCTCACACCTAATAATCTACAGGGGAGTAGGGAGAAGGTTGCGATCGCAAGTGCCACTTTCTGAACTGTCAGCCCAGAGCTGATCCCACCCTCACACCTTATTTACCAAGCAGAGTGAAACCGAAAGTTATCGTAGAAATGGAGCCGCCCAAACCCGAGAAACTGTCCCTGACTTTTCTCTCCTGCTGGGAACGCCGTCACCCCAAATAAATAGACACCATCGGTGTAGGGATTCCGGCGCGGACGCAGACCCACCACCAACGTCTCACCCGGCGCAATGGGTGGATCGAACCAAACTGAGACCCTCCCCTGCTCATCAATCTGAACATCGCTGGGGATCACAGGCTGCCGCCGCCGCTGGTCGGCAAATGCCCGTGTTCGTTGGGGCAAAAATTTAACTCGATTTAGCCCTTCCCGCTGCTCAAACATAACCCGCTGCAGCGGTTCGCCTGCATCATCAGGAACACTGAGCGTGAAGTAGTAGGTAGCTCCAAAGTCACCTGCATCTTTATTCGTGGTGCGGGCCTGCAACAGACGCGGAACCCCAACAAAATGCACCGTACCGTCAGCCAGTTGGACAGCCTGTGTCGCAGAGGGAACAAACGCCGCCAGACTCGCCACCAAACTCCCGAAAATTCTTGCCTTTACAGCCATAGCAACCCCGCTTTTGACTTCCGTCGTCATTCTTACTTTTCTCCATCCTAACCATTGAGAATCTTGATGGCCGCCGCTTAGAAGCATCAACGATCTCTGACAAAATCGACAATTCCCGGTTCTGTTGCCAGAATAGAGACGATCCAAGTTACAGTGAATTCACTGTTGAGGCGAGCAACCCGGCACGCATGTGGCCAGCTTTTGCACCCAGAACTACATAGATATACCTAGATCATGTCAGATTCCCCTACTCGCAGTCCCCTGGCAACGCTGCTCACCCAGCTCACCGCAACAAATCAAGAGCTATCTCAGTCCCTAGCTCGCCTAGCCCAGACAACAGAGCGTTTATCCCAGAACCTAGATTGGGTCGACGGTCGCATCACAATCCTTGATGAAGATCAGCATCGTTTGGCCGAGCCTGAAGCCACGCTGACTCAGGCCATTCAAGAAGCAGGTCCCGATTTGATGGCAACCCTAATGATGCAGCGCTCTCAGCTGCAGCTGCAGTCTCGGTCCTTAAGCCACAATTTTCAGCAAGATTGGCTCCAACATGGCTCCCGTAAAGGCCAGCCCAAGCCTCAATCAGACTAGCCTCAACCGTGCTCTATTTCGCCTATGGCTCTAACATGCTGACGGCACGGCTGCAGCAGCGTGTTCCTTCCGCCACAGCCGTGACAAGCGGCCACATTGAGCGACAGCATCTTGTCTTCAATAAGCTGGGCAAAGACGGCTCCGGTAAAGCCAATATTGAACCTCACCCCCACCAGCGCGTGTACGGCGTAGTCTATCGGATGGATCCTTGTGAGCTGGGGCCACTGGATCAAGCCGAAAGTCTCGGCGTTGGCTATGAACACCACCGAGTCACTGTTCAATCGGCTCTGGGAGAACAAGAAATATTGACCTATCGCGCAATCAAGCTGGCCACAGGGCTAAAGCCCTACAGATGGTATCTGGACTTGATGCTCTCCGGTGCGATGACCCATGGACTTCCCCCCGACTATATTGCGGCCTTGGCCACCTGCCCAGCAGCTTTAGATCCTGATTCTGAGCGTCGACGACGACACCACTCTCTCTTAAATATGAGCATCACAGCATGACTGAACTCCCTCAAAATCACATTGAGCGCGTTGACCTAACCCTAGAGGTTGTGACCCAGGCACAACTCGAGTTTGCGACGTCTTTACGGAAGCTGACGCAGCGTATAGAAGGCGTAACCGGGCAAATGGACCGGATGGTCGGGCAGGTCGATCAGGTGATCACTCATGTCGGGACTCTTGCCGACTCACAGCGAACGTTGATCGAGAACCAAAGAGCATTACTTGAAAGCCAGCAATCTTTAGCGACCAGTATGGGACAGCTTGCAAGCACGGTTATCCCTCGACTGCAGGAAAATCAAGCATCAACAGGGGCCGCCATTGAGCGCCTTGATCGCATTCTGGACTATCTACTGCGCCACGATTCTGTCTGTGAAGAGTAGGCGATCTTCACGGATTCTGATTAACCTGCACCCACTCATGCAGATCATAGTCAACGCAGCCATGAACCACGAGGGGATCTTGCTTAACGAGAGATTCCGCTGCTTGCCGGGAGTCAGCTTCAAACAACAGCATCCCCCCAGCGCTGTTGCGCCAGTATCCCGTTTGCGCCTGATGTCCTCGCTCCACTAGTGCCTGGACGTATTCAAGGTGAGCCGGTACATGACAATCAAAGGTTTGTTTATCGACAATTCCCCGCTCAATTTTGACGAACCAGGGCATAGGCTTCACTTATAACGGCACTACTCTATCTTAGGACCGGCTGTCCCTCAGAAATTGGTCAATCTCCTGACGCCAAAGGTCTGGATCAACGGTCACCAGTAGCTGATGCCCTGCAGTCGGAAAGACAACGCGCTGTGTGGGTCCGCGAAACTGTTTCTGTAGCGCTTCAATCTCGGCAAGTGTTGTCCACGGATCTTGCTGCCCTTGAAGAATGAGGCTTGGAGCGGTGATCTGCTTGGCGTAGGTAATTGGGTCATGGGTGAAGCCATTAAAGCCCTGCTGGATGCCGCCCCAGAACACTAATAGCTCAGCCATCGGAGAAGTGGGCAGCGGAAACAGGGATAATCGACTTCTGATAGCCTGAGTCAAACGGCTAAAGGGTAGCTCCAGAATGATGGCAGCGGGTTGGACCTTGTGGGTTGCGATGACCTCCGGTCGGCCTGTCTCTGAGAAAGGAGCTTCACTAACGGCCATCGCCCGTAAAATGGCGGCAGTCCCCATCGATACGCCGTATAAAATCAGCGGCTGCGGCAGATTGAGCTGCTGCGCCTGCTGTAGGGCTAGAGCAACATCTTCAGCCTCCCAAAAACCCACGCTCGTCTTGTAGCCGCTGGAGCCACCCGCCCCTCGAAAATCAACGAGCAAGCAACTGTAACCGAGGTCATGGAAAACCTGCGCAGGGGGTAGTAGCTGTCCTCCTTTGGTTCCATGATTGCCGGGGAACAGTAAAACCGTTCCCTGAGGCTGTGGATTGGGAATCAGCCAAGTCTCTATCCATTCGGCTTTGTTAACGCGAATGCGATGCGAGGTATAGGCCAGTCCGAGATCGGTCGGTTGTCGAGAACTCTGAGGTTTGGGCCTGCCCAGCCCCCATTGCCCCGGCGTTGGAGAGTGGGTCAAGGCATAGGCTCCCGTAAAAGCCACCATGTTGAGGCCGATAAAAACAATGCAAACCACCCCGACAATCTGTTTCTTTGTGGGGCGACCGCAGAGCCAGCCACTCACCCCACAGATCAGGCCACTGATCGCAAGAAAAACGCCAAACGGGCGCAGCGGCAGTTGCAAAATCGGGAACATGCCAAGCCAATAGCTGACCAGCGCTATCACAATGAGCGTCAACCAAAGAAGTAAGGCAATCTTCCCAGCTTTGATTAGCTGCCTGGACGGCAAGGATTTACGACGAGGCAACGGAACTGGAGACGGCATGAAACGTAGTCAGGAGAATCTGAGAGCAGGTTAGCCTAACGAGAGAATGCTACAGATATTTTTTCAGCAGTGCCGCTAGCTTCTGTTTAGTAGCTTCTGGGATTTGATCCATGGGCGTAAAAATGGCGCTCTTTAAGGCGCGATGGGCTTTAGAATCCGGCGGATTTTTGCTGAGTCGCTCCACGGTGGACTGGATGACGAGCTGAGCATTTTTAGCGTTGAGCTGCAGGTTGCCAATAATCATCTCAACGGTGACGCTGTCGTGTTCAGGGTGCCAGCAGTCGTAGTCGGTGACCAGCGCTAAGGTGGCATAGGCTATTTCGGCTTCACGGGCCAGCTTCGCTTCGGTGAGGTTGGTCATGCCGATCACAGTGCCGCCCCAGCTTCTGTAAAGGTTTGACTCTGCTTTGGTCGAGAAGGCGGGGCCTTCTATACAAATGTAGGTACCGCTGCGGTGCAGGGTGACGTCGGGGAGATTTAAAGATGCGATCGCATCTCCCAAAACCCCAGCTAGGGACGGACAAATCGGATCGCCAAACCCAATGTGAGCCACAATTCCATCACCGAAGAACGTCGCCTCTCGGTCCTTCGTGCGATCAATAAACTGATCGGGCACCACCATATCCAGAGGTTTGGCTTCGGCCTGCAGAGAACCGACCGCCGAGGCCGACAGCAAATACTCAACCCCCAGACTCTTCATGGCGTAGATATTGGCCCGAAAAGGTAGCTCAGAGGGCAGCAGATGGTGATTGCGGCCGTGGCGAGCGAGGAAGACAACGCGATGGCCGTCTAAGGTTCCCAGAATAAAGGCATCGGAGGGATCACCAAAGGGAGTTTCAATCTTAATTTCTTCAACATCAGTCAGCGCCTCCATTTTATAAAGGCCACTGCCGCCAATGATGCCAATTTTTGCCTCGGGCATTGCTTCTATCAATTGCTGTAGGTCTTTTGTAGTGTACTGACTTCGTTGGGCCATGACAAAGGATTGCCGCTCACGCTGTTTCTATTTGACGCGAAGCGTAGATTTATTGTGCCAATGGTCAATATTAAGAGCAAGCCACGATCGGAGCCGAGGGTAAACCCAGGCATTTGAATCGTCTCTGACAAAAGCCATACCGGTTTTGAAACCATCTTTTAGCTTTGGGAAGAATCATGACCTCACTGAAAAAAACTGTTTTGGGTTGCTTGGGTGTTGCGATCGCATCTAGCCTAACGCTTGCCTATTCCCCTGCATCAGCACAATCGAAGCCCCAGCAAGAGAAGGCTGCAGCCCTGGGTGGCCCACTTACCCCCTCCAATCCGGCTCTCTTTCAGGCACAGGCTGAGCCAACAGACTCCAGCATCAAGCTAGAAGAGAAAGAAAAAGCGCTGCAGTCCGGCAATACTTCTATGGATTGGCAGTCAGAACATTTAGACGAACAGCGTCAGTTTGACAGTAATTTTTCAATTATCAACGTCGATCTGAACTAGCTCTGTATCAGTGTAAGCAGTCAAAACAAATGCGGGGCATCGATTATCAGCACGCTCCGCCGATTGCCCATTGAGCAAAAGTTTGCCCGTGGCTTCAAATAATCTTCCACTGTTAACCGCAAACAACCCTGCAGAATAGCTTAGGCTAACTGAGCCTAATCCTTCTACTTAGCCTTAGATTTTTTTGGTTGCGATGGTTTA
This window of the Acaryochloris thomasi RCC1774 genome carries:
- a CDS encoding DUF3370 domain-containing protein — translated: MLPVLSALLIAQSAPAPQPEVIVQPQEVRPLTGGLDNVLVFNSNSPEVVQTEGILLSTFPGTDKAVPAAHLNQLLGGRFDVFTHHIAKATGPDDLKTLYMGVLLHNPGPQEVRVDVLQAASYLSQPDAPFIELPAVSENPDGKVYAGPGGRATDTVLRGQRQESWPAQLTIPAGESRMLLNIPIPVRELDPPINGRSTLARLRSSGNVYAASLAMFARTDAAGAERAPTLEEWEKLLESGQLSGPRDKTPTPTGARPVIYSRVAGVARGSVWRSQLADADGFKLNIPDPGKAFSYVVSSVDNGTFGTGQVQSAPMLVRYPDTAYAAHGNYGIQYSLSLPLHNPTSQPQTATVKLQTALKNDDKTGNLQFFDNPTERVFFRGTVRVRYQDDQGSPRTRYVHLVQFRGQQGDPLATMKLDPQSTKLVQVDFLYPPDATPPQVLTVETMAP
- a CDS encoding S-methyl-5'-thioadenosine phosphorylase; translated protein: MPEAKIGIIGGSGLYKMEALTDVEEIKIETPFGDPSDAFILGTLDGHRVVFLARHGRNHHLLPSELPFRANIYAMKSLGVEYLLSASAVGSLQAEAKPLDMVVPDQFIDRTKDREATFFGDGIVAHIGFGDPICPSLAGVLGDAIASLNLPDVTLHRSGTYICIEGPAFSTKAESNLYRSWGGTVIGMTNLTEAKLAREAEIAYATLALVTDYDCWHPEHDSVTVEMIIGNLQLNAKNAQLVIQSTVERLSKNPPDSKAHRALKSAIFTPMDQIPEATKQKLAALLKKYL
- a CDS encoding YciI family protein, producing the protein MPWFVKIERGIVDKQTFDCHVPAHLEYVQALVERGHQAQTGYWRNSAGGMLLFEADSRQAAESLVKQDPLVVHGCVDYDLHEWVQVNQNP
- a CDS encoding gamma-glutamylcyclotransferase family protein, translated to MLYFAYGSNMLTARLQQRVPSATAVTSGHIERQHLVFNKLGKDGSGKANIEPHPHQRVYGVVYRMDPCELGPLDQAESLGVGYEHHRVTVQSALGEQEILTYRAIKLATGLKPYRWYLDLMLSGAMTHGLPPDYIAALATCPAALDPDSERRRRHHSLLNMSITA
- a CDS encoding SDR family oxidoreductase, translated to MSSINAPVVLITGCSSGIGRALALEFWQQGYCVYATARRVDAIASLQQPGLNIAQLDVTDTSQITHCLREIGDQAGKIDLLINNAGYAAVGPLLEMPQSEVQAQFATNVFAPLALIQQVAAHMIEQGSGTIVNIGSASGILVTPFAGAYCASKAALHALSEALRIELAPFNIRVVLVQTGAIQSNIGNAATERLANTLAKPSRYETIMDKIRARAMASQQNATSTETYAQQLVNDLSKEQIPAWIVLGHHSRWLAFLRRWLPQKLRDQILITKFGLNLLHPSPPRQQKSPDNDRP
- a CDS encoding alpha/beta hydrolase produces the protein MPSPVPLPRRKSLPSRQLIKAGKIALLLWLTLIVIALVSYWLGMFPILQLPLRPFGVFLAISGLICGVSGWLCGRPTKKQIVGVVCIVFIGLNMVAFTGAYALTHSPTPGQWGLGRPKPQSSRQPTDLGLAYTSHRIRVNKAEWIETWLIPNPQPQGTVLLFPGNHGTKGGQLLPPAQVFHDLGYSCLLVDFRGAGGSSGYKTSVGFWEAEDVALALQQAQQLNLPQPLILYGVSMGTAAILRAMAVSEAPFSETGRPEVIATHKVQPAAIILELPFSRLTQAIRSRLSLFPLPTSPMAELLVFWGGIQQGFNGFTHDPITYAKQITAPSLILQGQQDPWTTLAEIEALQKQFRGPTQRVVFPTAGHQLLVTVDPDLWRQEIDQFLRDSRS
- a CDS encoding DUF2808 domain-containing protein gives rise to the protein MTTEVKSGVAMAVKARIFGSLVASLAAFVPSATQAVQLADGTVHFVGVPRLLQARTTNKDAGDFGATYYFTLSVPDDAGEPLQRVMFEQREGLNRVKFLPQRTRAFADQRRRQPVIPSDVQIDEQGRVSVWFDPPIAPGETLVVGLRPRRNPYTDGVYLFGVTAFPAGEKSQGQFLGFGRLHFYDNFRFHSAW